In Anseongella ginsenosidimutans, one genomic interval encodes:
- a CDS encoding phytoene desaturase family protein: MSKTDFDAVIAGAGPNGLAAAIVLQQAGLSVLLLEARNTVGGGMRTEELTLPGFLHDVCSAVHPLAAISPFFKTLPLEQHGLKFIYPETAAAHPFDDGSAAFLHRHPGQTAAQFGTDAKTYLHLTGSLLRDWSFIENALLGPLRFPGHPLKMARFGLKGIQPAARIAGNFSSLKAKGFWAGMAAHSMQPLHHSLTSAIGLVLIAAGHLSGWPVARGGSGAIASALAAYFVSLGGKIETGFQVEKLSELPSSRAVLLDVGPQQLLRIAGHRFSSFYKWQLEKYRYGPGVFKIDWALDAPVPFKAQGCDRAGTLHLGNSFEEISAAEDLARKGKHAEKPFVLLAQQSLFDASRAPEGKHTAWAYCHVPNGSDKDMTQAIEQQVERFAPGFRERILARHVMNAAAMEGYNANYIGGDINGGAVLPGQLFTRPALRYSPYRTSAKGIYICSSSTPPGGGVHGMCGFHAASRALKDIFKINNKP; this comes from the coding sequence ATGAGTAAAACAGATTTCGATGCCGTCATTGCAGGCGCCGGCCCAAATGGCCTGGCGGCTGCTATTGTCCTGCAGCAGGCCGGCCTGTCGGTACTTCTGCTGGAAGCCAGAAATACCGTTGGCGGGGGGATGCGTACCGAAGAGCTTACTTTGCCCGGCTTTTTGCATGACGTCTGTTCCGCGGTTCATCCACTTGCGGCAATTTCGCCTTTTTTTAAAACACTTCCACTTGAGCAACATGGCTTAAAATTCATTTATCCTGAAACAGCGGCCGCTCATCCTTTTGACGATGGGAGCGCCGCATTTTTACACCGTCATCCGGGCCAGACAGCCGCGCAATTCGGAACAGACGCGAAAACTTACCTGCACCTGACAGGATCGCTGCTCAGGGACTGGTCCTTTATTGAGAATGCCCTGCTGGGACCGCTTCGTTTCCCGGGGCATCCTTTAAAAATGGCCCGCTTCGGCCTGAAAGGGATTCAGCCGGCTGCCCGGATCGCAGGAAATTTTTCTTCTCTGAAAGCGAAAGGTTTTTGGGCGGGAATGGCGGCTCATTCCATGCAGCCTTTGCACCATTCCCTTACTTCTGCCATAGGCCTGGTATTAATAGCTGCGGGGCATCTTAGCGGCTGGCCGGTTGCCAGGGGGGGCTCCGGTGCGATAGCCTCGGCACTCGCTGCTTATTTTGTGTCTCTCGGCGGTAAAATTGAAACGGGCTTCCAGGTGGAGAAGCTTTCGGAGCTGCCATCTTCCCGGGCCGTGCTGCTGGATGTAGGCCCGCAGCAGCTGCTGCGGATAGCAGGCCACCGGTTTTCTTCTTTCTATAAATGGCAGCTGGAGAAATACCGTTACGGCCCCGGGGTATTCAAAATTGACTGGGCGCTGGATGCGCCTGTTCCTTTTAAGGCACAGGGCTGCGACAGGGCGGGCACCCTTCATTTAGGAAATTCTTTTGAAGAGATTTCAGCTGCCGAAGACCTGGCCCGGAAAGGGAAACACGCCGAAAAGCCTTTTGTGCTGCTGGCCCAGCAAAGCCTGTTTGATGCTTCCCGGGCGCCGGAAGGGAAACATACGGCCTGGGCGTATTGTCATGTGCCGAACGGGTCGGATAAAGATATGACCCAGGCGATTGAACAACAGGTAGAACGGTTCGCGCCAGGTTTCAGGGAAAGGATCCTGGCCAGGCACGTAATGAACGCGGCCGCTATGGAAGGCTACAACGCTAATTATATTGGAGGAGATATTAACGGAGGCGCTGTCCTGCCCGGGCAATTGTTCACCCGGCCTGCGCTACGTTATTCGCCCTACAGAACTTCTGCCAAAGGCATTTATATTTGTTCTTCTTCCACGCCTCCGGGCGGCGGGGTGCATGGTATGTGTGGTTTCCATGCCGCATCCCGGGCATTGAAAGATATTTTTAAAATAAATAACAAACCATAG
- a CDS encoding DMT family transporter, which yields MNWIILLIAGLFEVGFTFCLGKMKEAAGGALTLWTLGFFASLSMSMFLLYRATQNLPIGTAYAVWTGVGAVGTVLVGIFVFREPATFWRLFFISTLIASIIGLKFVSSH from the coding sequence ATGAACTGGATAATTCTATTGATTGCCGGTCTTTTCGAGGTTGGCTTTACCTTTTGCCTTGGAAAAATGAAAGAAGCCGCCGGCGGCGCGCTCACTCTTTGGACGCTGGGTTTTTTTGCTTCTCTTTCCATGAGTATGTTCCTGCTTTACAGGGCCACCCAAAATCTGCCTATTGGTACGGCTTACGCCGTATGGACCGGAGTAGGCGCGGTTGGTACCGTGTTAGTGGGGATCTTCGTATTCAGAGAACCCGCTACTTTCTGGCGCTTGTTCTTCATCAGTACCCTTATTGCCTCCATTATCGGTTTAAAATTCGTTTCTTCCCACTAA
- a CDS encoding aconitate hydratase, with product MADPMNVSQKLISSHLLDGKMLPGEEIALKIDQTLTQDATGTMVMLELEAMNIDRVKTEVSVQYVDHNLLQADFRNADDHIFLRSAARKFGIWYSRAGNGVSHPVHMERFGIPGKSLAGSDSHTPAAGSLGMLALGAGGLDVAFAMAGEPLYLKMPSVLGVRLTGRLPDWVSAKDVILEMLRRYDVKGCRGMIVEYYGPGLEDLSAMDRHVIANMGTELGATTTVFPSDQETRRFLRSQDRESDWVELLADEGASYDLEDEIDLSSLEPLIACPSSPGKVVRVREVEGLDIAQAVVGSSANPGIRDFWIVGEILGGKTVHPAVSLDVNPTSRQVIQNLIATKSFFNLFSAGARFHQAGCMGCIGMGQAPATGKISLRTVPRNFPGRSGTLDDKVYLCSPETAAASALTGRITDPRDLEQRYGITYKRYQRPEKEIINTEMLLAPPGDGEQVSLEKGPNIKTFPKFDELPREAEVPVLLKMGDNISTDEIMKAGVKVLALRSNIPEISRWAYTGIDETFYERALEARERFGGHIVVAAENYAQGSSREHAAIAPRYLGQVAVMAKSYARLGWQNLVNFGIMPFEFVHPADYDTIEEGDIIRLENISGNLQNKRNQVAHNHTKGLQYELTNRLSDRQVRVVIAGGVINYFSMPSEDPKTSGTTSES from the coding sequence TACGATGGTGATGCTGGAACTGGAAGCCATGAATATAGACCGGGTAAAAACGGAAGTGTCTGTTCAGTATGTGGATCATAACCTGCTGCAAGCCGATTTTCGTAATGCGGACGATCATATTTTTCTTCGCTCAGCGGCCCGCAAGTTCGGGATATGGTACAGCAGGGCCGGCAACGGGGTGAGTCATCCGGTGCATATGGAACGATTCGGGATACCGGGAAAGAGTCTGGCCGGGTCTGATAGTCATACTCCGGCAGCTGGTTCCCTGGGCATGCTGGCATTGGGAGCAGGCGGGCTGGACGTAGCCTTTGCGATGGCGGGGGAGCCTTTGTACCTGAAGATGCCTTCTGTGCTGGGTGTCAGACTGACGGGCAGGCTGCCTGACTGGGTAAGCGCCAAAGACGTGATCCTGGAGATGCTGCGGCGTTATGATGTAAAGGGGTGCCGCGGAATGATCGTGGAGTACTACGGCCCGGGACTGGAAGACCTGAGCGCCATGGACCGGCATGTGATCGCGAATATGGGAACGGAGCTGGGCGCCACGACGACGGTATTCCCGTCGGATCAGGAAACCCGGAGGTTCCTGCGATCGCAGGATCGTGAAAGCGACTGGGTGGAGTTGCTGGCTGATGAAGGAGCGTCATATGACCTGGAGGACGAAATTGATCTTTCTTCCCTGGAGCCATTGATTGCCTGTCCGAGCAGCCCCGGAAAGGTCGTGCGTGTGAGGGAAGTGGAAGGATTGGATATTGCGCAGGCGGTGGTTGGTTCTTCCGCCAATCCGGGTATTCGTGATTTCTGGATAGTGGGCGAGATCCTCGGCGGGAAAACGGTTCATCCGGCTGTTTCCCTTGATGTAAACCCTACTTCCCGGCAGGTCATTCAGAACCTGATCGCCACTAAATCCTTTTTCAACCTGTTCAGCGCCGGCGCCCGGTTTCACCAGGCGGGATGCATGGGCTGCATCGGGATGGGGCAGGCCCCCGCCACCGGTAAAATAAGCCTGCGTACCGTTCCCAGGAATTTTCCGGGAAGGTCGGGTACCCTGGATGATAAGGTTTATCTCTGCAGTCCTGAAACCGCCGCCGCTTCCGCGCTTACCGGCAGGATCACCGATCCGAGGGACCTGGAGCAACGCTACGGAATTACTTATAAAAGGTACCAGCGGCCTGAAAAGGAGATTATCAATACGGAAATGTTACTTGCTCCGCCGGGCGATGGTGAACAGGTATCGCTCGAAAAAGGGCCTAATATTAAAACCTTCCCGAAATTCGACGAACTGCCGCGTGAGGCAGAAGTTCCCGTGCTGTTGAAAATGGGCGACAACATTTCCACAGATGAGATCATGAAAGCAGGAGTAAAGGTCCTGGCGTTAAGAAGCAATATTCCCGAGATCAGCCGCTGGGCCTATACGGGGATTGACGAAACGTTTTATGAGCGCGCCCTCGAGGCCAGGGAACGTTTCGGCGGGCATATCGTGGTGGCCGCTGAAAATTACGCCCAGGGTTCCAGCCGGGAACATGCAGCTATTGCTCCCCGGTATTTGGGACAGGTAGCCGTCATGGCGAAAAGTTACGCCCGGTTGGGCTGGCAGAACCTGGTGAATTTCGGCATTATGCCTTTTGAATTTGTGCATCCCGCGGATTACGATACGATTGAGGAAGGAGATATCATCCGGCTTGAAAATATAAGCGGGAACCTTCAAAATAAGCGAAACCAGGTGGCTCATAATCATACCAAAGGGCTTCAATACGAGCTAACGAACCGCCTGAGCGACCGCCAGGTACGCGTAGTGATCGCCGGAGGGGTGATCAATTATTTCAGCATGCCTTCTGAAGACCCCAAAACTTCGGGAACCACCTCGGAATCCTAG